CACTCCGTTCCTCCTAGCAGCCTTGCGCCACCTCCATGGTCACAATTGTGTGCCCTTATTTCCCTCCCAGTCTGAGAAACAGGGGTCACAGGGAGCTGACCAAGAGGAGGGGTCTCTGACAACACGTGGAGACTCCCCAGCAGCTCCTCCTCCAGGTCTACAAGGAACAAATCCAGACCCAAAGACACCAGGTCCCAGAAGCCAAAGCCTGGGATGAGGCCAGCAGGAGGCAGCCTTTGCCTCTGCCTTTCACCAGATgggctgggtggggacacataatGCGGGAGACGTGGGACACAGGCAGAGTGGGGAGAGACTCTTGCTGCTCCAGGCACAGCCAAGCTAGTGCCTTAGTTTCCTTCCCTCAAATCTGCAAAGGGTGAGTtcttcacagctcactgcaatctccgccttttgggttcaagggattctcctgcctcagcctcccaagtagctgtgattacaggtgcacaccaccacatctggctaatttttgtatttttattagagacagggtttcaccatgttagccaggctggtcgtgaactcctgacctcaggtgatccaccagcctctgcctcccaaagtgctggaattacagtcatgagccaccacaccaggccccacAAAGGGTGACTCTTCCCTGCCTGCTGAGCTAGACTGCCATGGGAGTATTGGGGACTGCAGGAAATGCCCCACTCCTGGCTGTTCTGCCTCAATCTCGGCGTTCTGTAATACCCATCCCCCAGGGCCTGGCATCTCCACCCTGTTTGTCCCTGCCACCTAGTCTGCTGTTCAGGATGCCATCACACCTCTCTCTAACCCCTGGGTGTGCCTTGGGACTCACACCTCTGTGGGATCCACCATGGTCCTGATGGGCTCCCACAAGAGGCCGGAGAGCATCGAGCAGGTCTGCCACATCCATAGTCTAAGCTCCATGACCACCTGTGCAAGCAGGAGGTGATGCTCAGGGAGGCTGATGAGCTGCTTCCCTGGGGAGCCAGGACCCTGCTGAGCTCTAACTGCCCCCTGGGCTCCCCAACATTGGGACAGCAAAAAGCAGGGGGTTGGAGGGGCTAGAGGCACCTGGTCATTCCAGCTGCATCCCGTGTGCAGCTTCCCAGCAGTTTTGCTAATGAGCTCTTGGAAGTGAAGGGAGGCCCAGGGTCACAGTCTAGATGCCCAGAGGAGTCAATCCAGGCAGGGCAGCTTTCATCAGCCCTGCCAACCTCCCTCCCTACCCAAGGGCCCCAGGTCTTGCCCAAATCTCTCACCAATTCTGCTTAGCcctgttgttcatttttttctttcaattttttgtagttatgaaaccttgttatgttgcccatgcaaactcttggcctcaagtgatccttccaccagagcctcccaaagtgctaggattataggcatgagccactgcaactggccatgTCCTGAGATCGTCACTGCTGTCTGCCAATGGTGAAGTAAATGGAACAATGGTGCTAATGCTCCAAGTGGCCCAGGGCCAGGTGAAGACAGGAGGCCAGGAAAGCAGTGGGGCTGCAGGGATCTTACCTTCAGGTGGTGCTCGCTGGCTGTGTGGATGTCCTCATCATTGGGGTTGAGTCTGAAGGTGCCCTAGGCCCACTTCTCAGTCACCTATAGCAGGTGGCAGTAACGCTGGGGGGCAGGCGAACAGGTATCAGGAGTCAGGAGAGCCCCTGCCCTGGTCCCACCCTATCCCTAATGGCTGACTGTCCCTGTCTAGGAGCTGAGTCCTGAAAGCACACCTTGGGAAGGGGCATCTGGGGTGGGGACATCTTCACTCATGAGCCATGTGGGCATCAGGGGTCATTAAAGGATGGAGAGAGGCACTCATCAAGGCATGCAGTTAAACAGCACTTGAGCATTTAATTAGTTCAACATGAAACCACAGACTGGCAACACTGCACTATTTGCTCAGGGATTTGGTGGGAGCCTGGGGCCACAGGGAGGGGCCTCGGGCCACAGGGAGTACCTGGTAAGCTGCCTGTTCCTTGAGCACAATGTGTACCAAGGGGAGCTGGAGTGAGGGTAGCTCCATGGGAAAGGGACAGGATTGCCACCCTGAGCTGTGTGACCATAGGCAAGAAGACCCCTCTTCTCCAAATGAGGTCAACCACACAGGTGATTTTGGGAGCCGGTGCCCGCTCAGACAGTCTGGATTTGAGCTTTGTAGGTAGATGGGAACCTGGGAGGGTTTAGAGATGCTGGGAGAACCTTTTTCCTGGGAGAGCTTTCCAAACAGGGAACAAACAGAGCCACCCTGGGCCCCGCTGAGAAAGGATCCTACTGGAAGCTCTCGCCACTGTCTTGCTCCAcgctggtggtgatggtgatggtgatgtcaTCAATGCAGGTAGTGTCGTGAACAGAAGCACAGACCGCTGCAGTCCCGCCGAGCTGAAGTCAAAGTCTGTGTTGTGGACAAAGTAACCCTTGGGATATCCAGGGTGGGAGAACTGTGGTTTGCTGGACCCCTGCTGTGGGTTGTTTAACCTCAGCTCACATGTCTGTGGCCTCCCCAGATCCAGGCCCGTCCATTCTGTGAAGGCAAATCTGTCCCTAGCAGGAAGActatggggtggggtggggaggtggggcgTGTGGTGGAGGCAGGATGGTAGCCACTTGCAGGTGTCAGTCATGTAGCAGATGATCCCTGGTGGCTGGATGGAGGGAGTGTGTCGTTGATGGCAATAGTGACggggaggtgggagggcaggGGCCCCACCTGGACCAGGCTGCTGATGTTGGCCTTGAAGGGGAGGTAAACCCCCATGCTCTAGCACATCGACCCCGTTCACCCATCACAGACACTGGAGATATGGGGAGGGGGTGGCAGGTCAGTGCATGAGGAGGGGCCATGTTATTGGGCACTCCCTCATAACTTGCAGCATAGAGCTGAGGCCTGCCAGCCAGACGGGAAGAATGGCATCCCAATGGGGTAGACTAGGTCACCTATCCCCCTACACAGGGAACAGCCTCCAGGGCAGAGCAAGGAAGGGCCCCTCACCGTTCCAACCCAGGAGACAGGCTGTGGGTGGCACCTGGGACTCCCATGCTGTTCAGCAGccacacccacccacctgcccTACGTGCTCCTGGCTGCACTCACCAGAATGGCATAGGAGTGGGCACTGCCAATCCTCAGCACCACTCTTCTCTGCAGGTCCTGGGTCCACCACTCTGGCAAGGTCACATCCCATTTGTGCCACACCCAGCTGACAAAAATGCCATAGCCGCGAGTCCTGGCAGATGTTCTTGAAGCTGGAGAGAACCTGCATGTCCAGGGTGGGGCCAAACTGTGGAGAGAAGGGCGGTGCTCAGCTCCTAGGCCCCCAAACAGATCTGGGACCAAGTTACATTCCTGGCTTCTTTGCAGAGCTGACCTCAGGATGTTTAAActgtctcctcctccccatcctcaggTCCAGCTCTGTGCAGCCCAAGAGGCTCTGGCCCGACTACTGGGAGGAGTGTttgggtggctcatgccggtaatcagTGCTTTGGAAGGTCAACATAAAacgatggcttgaggccaggagttcgaaaccagcctgggcaaagtagtgagaccctatatctaaaagaaaaattttttttaattagccaggcgtggagccCCCTAGCTAACTTGcaaggctgcggcaggaggatcgcttgagctcagaagttaggattgcgccactgcgctccagcctgggcaacagggccaagcccagtctcaaaaaatattttaaaaattaaaaacaaacattaaaaaaaaggacaCTGCCCGGGCTCAGCCTTCGCCTCGGGAGGGGGCTCGGCAGGGGCGCTTCCTCCTCCTCCGCAGCAGTCCTCCTgggtcccctccctgccccactcccccAACCCAGCGCTCCCAAGCCCACTGACCTTTAACCTCCTCTGGGCCCCCAACCCCCGGGCGACAAGGGAAAGGAGCCTGCGAGGCGGCCCGGGCTCCCCTACTCCCTCCGCCCGGCTTCTGTGTGCCTCTCGGCCCTGCCCTAAGTACCGCAGCAGCGGCCGCTACCACCGCTCCCGGAAGCCCCGGCGCCGGTCGTCGGAGAAGTCGGCGCGGAAGCTCCAGGGGCTGTCCAGCTCCTTGCACTTCCATGACGGGCTCTCCCGGGGGTACAGCATCCCGCCCTGCAGCACCACCGTGCAGCCACACAATAGCCCTGGCGCTGCCTAAACCACCGCGGACCCCAAAGTCAGGCTTTCCGCTCTGCTGCTCGGGTTCCGGCTGCGGGGATAAAAGAAGCCCGGGAGGAGGCCGGCGGGCACGTCGCTTGACGTACTGAGGCCGTCGGCGCCATTTTGGTTGAGGGCGAGTGCCAGgtctggaggggagggggagccgGGAGCTGCTGGGTGGTGCCAGGGACTGGGAACCGCGGGCTAGGCCTTGGCGAAATGGGACACTCACACTCAAACCCAGTCAAGAAGGGCAAGGTCTTCCCACCCCGACCCAGGCTGGACGATCCAGGGCGGCAGGCCAGGACAGAACCCCTGAGATGTGAGATTCCCTATTTTCTTCAAGGAGCACCTCCACTTGCTTTCCCCAGCGTAACTCCTCTGAGCAGGACCCAAGGGAACCTCTTCCATGCCTGCCAGGTGCATCGGTGGccctcgcctgtaatcccagaactctgggaggcagaggttggtggatcacttgaggccagtctggccaacatggcgaaaaccgatctctactaaaaaaaatcaataaatagctgggtgtcctggcgggcacctgtaatcccagctagtagagaggctgaggctggagaatcgcttgaacctgggaggcgaaggttgcagtgagccaagatcatgccattgcactccagcctggccggagacttatcacacacacacacacacacacacacacacacacaaaaaggccaGGGccgcggctcaagcctgtaataccagcagtttgggagattgaagtgggcagatcacttgaggtcaggagtttgagaccaacctggtcaacatggagaaaccctattcccactaaaaatacaaaaattagccaggtgaggtagtGGTCTCagaccagctactcagaaggctgaggcaggagaattgcttgaacctgagaggcggccATTGCcatgaactgagatggtgccactgtgcaccagtctgggtgatagagtgagatgccatctcaaaaaaaatgtttactgaaaacCTTTAgaacaggaaggaaaggaaaggaaagaagaatagtacaacttggaagagggccaagtgtGTGACCTGAGAAACCAAGTGCCCTGCTAGACCTCTTGACTTGGGGTTTCATAAGCTGGCATCCTTCTGGGGTCTTGCCACTCCTGATTCCTTAGCTTGGGGCTGAGAACACACGTTCTTCTTAGACCATAAAGTCATTCTCAGGGAACACATCAGTTACGGCTGTTGCGTGCCCCTGCCATACAGAGGGGCCCCTTGGGTCCTAGGACCACCACCTGGACTCAATTGTT
The DNA window shown above is from Callithrix jacchus isolate 240 chromosome 18, calJac240_pri, whole genome shotgun sequence and carries:
- the LOC128930954 gene encoding putative inactive beta-glucuronidase protein GUSBP11 isoform X2 gives rise to the protein MEVQGAGQPLELPRRLLRRPAPGLPGAVVAAAAAFGPTLDMQVLSSFKNICQDSRLWHFCQLGVAQMGCDLARVVDPGPAEKSGAEDWQCPLLCHSGIICYMTDTCKWLPSCLHHTPHLPTPPHSLPARDRFAFTEWTGLDLGRPQTCELRLNNPQQGSSKPQFSHPGYPKGYFVHNTDFDFSSAGLQRSVLLFTTLPALMTSPSPSPPAWSKTVARASTLLPPAIGD
- the LOC128930954 gene encoding putative inactive beta-glucuronidase protein GUSBP11 isoform X1 is translated as MEVQGAGQPLELPRRLLRRPAPGLPGAVVAAAAAFGPTLDMQVLSSFKNICQDSRLWHFCQLGVAQMGCDLARVVDPGPAEKSGAEDWQCPLLCHSGIICYMTDTCKWLPSCLHHTPHLPTPPHSLPARDRFAFTEWTGLDLGRPQTCELRLNNPQQGSSKPQFSHPGYPKGYFVHNTDFDFSSAGLQRSVLLFTTLPALMTSPSPSPPAWSKTVARASSRILSQRGPGWLCLFPVWKALPGKRFSQHL